In Leptodesmis sichuanensis A121, the following are encoded in one genomic region:
- the truB gene encoding tRNA pseudouridine(55) synthase TruB, giving the protein MHGFLNLNKPKNLTSHDCVAKVRRMLKMKRVGHAGTLDPAATGVLPIALGQATRLLQFLPQDKAYRATIRLGVCTTTDDLEGAVLQQQPASHLDLETVRTALQTFQGSIQQIPPNYSAIQVQGQRLYDLARQGKDIEVQAREVEVHSIQILAWRSGEFPEIEVEIACGPGTYIRAIARDLGQVLRTGGTLVSLLRTASSGFRLEDSLTLAEVEQQSQQGTFQPIAPEVALRHLGAIVLPPPLARRWLQGQRIDVSKDLPEWVPTIEKLLRVHQEDGNFLGIGQAVNTETAAVILRPQVVLQAPS; this is encoded by the coding sequence ATGCACGGTTTCCTGAATCTCAACAAGCCCAAGAATTTGACGTCTCACGATTGTGTGGCGAAGGTACGACGAATGCTCAAAATGAAGCGGGTGGGCCATGCGGGGACGCTGGATCCGGCAGCAACCGGGGTATTGCCGATCGCCCTTGGTCAGGCCACTCGCCTATTGCAATTTCTGCCCCAGGATAAAGCATACCGGGCCACTATTCGATTGGGAGTTTGTACCACTACAGACGATCTGGAGGGAGCGGTCTTGCAGCAGCAGCCAGCCAGCCATCTGGATCTGGAAACCGTCAGAACGGCTCTGCAAACTTTTCAAGGCTCGATTCAGCAGATCCCTCCCAACTACAGCGCGATTCAGGTACAGGGACAGCGACTGTATGATCTGGCGCGTCAGGGTAAAGACATTGAGGTGCAGGCGCGGGAGGTAGAAGTCCATTCAATTCAAATCCTGGCATGGCGATCGGGCGAATTCCCTGAAATTGAGGTGGAAATTGCCTGTGGGCCAGGGACGTACATTCGGGCGATCGCTCGGGATTTGGGACAAGTTTTGCGAACGGGCGGCACCCTGGTCTCACTGCTGCGAACGGCCAGCAGTGGCTTCCGCTTGGAGGATAGCCTGACCCTGGCAGAGGTGGAGCAACAGTCTCAGCAGGGCACATTCCAGCCGATTGCGCCTGAAGTGGCATTGCGGCATTTAGGGGCGATCGTTTTACCTCCTCCTTTAGCCCGTCGGTGGCTGCAGGGACAGCGAATTGATGTAAGCAAGGATTTGCCGGAGTGGGTGCCAACGATCGAGAAACTGCTCCGGGTGCACCAGGAAGACGGCAATTTTTTGGGAATTGGCCAGGCTGTCAACACAGAAACAGCCGCCGTAATTCTCCGTCCTCAGGTGGTTCTCCAAGCCCCGTCCTAA
- the ebsA gene encoding type IV pilus biogenesis protein EbsA gives MSIDKLQPAPNQQVGVYLPYYPQQGKRNILPYAISLYQKGAFEGERKIEGGESIPFIATWNVSTLPADLTRCRIQFDGNAEMSYELMMANFEFVDFLIEVILNFKRARLADFSQTFYRKLMRYED, from the coding sequence ATGTCAATTGACAAACTTCAGCCCGCTCCCAATCAACAGGTCGGAGTTTACCTGCCCTACTACCCGCAGCAAGGTAAGCGCAATATTCTCCCCTATGCCATTAGCCTGTATCAAAAAGGGGCGTTTGAAGGGGAGCGGAAAATTGAAGGAGGCGAGAGTATTCCCTTCATTGCCACCTGGAATGTCTCCACCCTTCCCGCTGACCTGACCCGTTGCCGGATTCAGTTCGATGGCAATGCGGAAATGAGCTATGAACTGATGATGGCCAATTTTGAGTTTGTCGATTTTCTGATTGAGGTGATTCTGAACTTCAAGCGTGCCCGTTTAGCTGACTTCTCCCAGACGTTTTACCGTAAGCTGATGCGGTATGAAGATTAG
- a CDS encoding radical SAM protein gives MAPLVANYYLTYRCNARCHFCDIWALEPKQEADFQTIQRNLRDLRRLGVKYVDFTGGEPLLRTDVAEIYQEAKRQGFVTSMTTNTILYPKRAKEMQGLVDFLNFSLDGPDAESHNQSRGVQIFDTLVESVKIAHSLGEYPVLNHTVTAQNYHRIPEVAELGQRLETRVWLNPAFTAHNNYNSKKNPTPDMVAAIESAARQYSNVGYNKASLAFIEAGGNDTQNPRCKAVDAVIAISPHDELLLPCYHFAQTGVPINGRLYELYKQSEEVESYRQSQGKLPVCEGCTVWCYLIPSFFKGLDKYWWLNQVTYAGEFLARKRFLQRTAAYQRSAS, from the coding sequence ATGGCACCTCTGGTTGCGAATTATTATCTGACCTACCGCTGCAATGCCCGGTGTCACTTCTGCGACATTTGGGCATTAGAACCCAAACAGGAAGCTGATTTCCAGACCATCCAGCGAAATCTGCGAGATTTACGGCGGCTGGGTGTGAAGTATGTGGATTTCACGGGCGGAGAGCCGTTACTGCGAACGGATGTGGCCGAAATCTACCAGGAGGCTAAACGGCAGGGGTTCGTAACCAGCATGACGACTAATACAATCCTTTACCCCAAGCGGGCGAAGGAGATGCAGGGATTGGTGGACTTCCTGAATTTTTCTCTGGATGGGCCAGACGCAGAGAGCCACAACCAATCAAGAGGCGTACAGATCTTCGATACCCTGGTTGAGTCTGTGAAAATTGCTCACTCTCTCGGTGAATACCCGGTACTCAACCACACCGTAACCGCCCAGAATTATCATCGAATTCCCGAAGTTGCTGAGTTGGGGCAGCGATTAGAGACGCGAGTTTGGTTAAACCCGGCTTTCACCGCCCACAATAACTACAACTCTAAGAAGAATCCCACTCCAGATATGGTAGCGGCGATCGAATCTGCTGCCAGACAATACAGTAATGTTGGCTACAATAAAGCTTCCCTGGCTTTTATTGAAGCGGGCGGCAATGACACCCAAAATCCACGCTGCAAGGCTGTAGATGCGGTGATTGCAATTTCGCCCCACGATGAGTTGTTGTTACCCTGTTATCACTTTGCTCAAACTGGAGTTCCTATTAATGGTCGCTTGTATGAGTTGTACAAGCAGTCGGAGGAGGTAGAGAGCTACCGACAGTCCCAGGGCAAGTTGCCTGTTTGTGAGGGCTGTACGGTGTGGTGCTACCTGATTCCCAGCTTTTTCAAAGGTTTAGACAAGTACTGGTGGTTAAATCAAGTGACCTATGCAGGAGAGTTCCTGGCCCGAAAACGATTCCTTCAACGAACTGCAGCCTATCAGCGCTCTGCTAGCTGA
- a CDS encoding glycosyltransferase, translating to MQESSWPENDSFNELQPISALLADLAHLPESDEDPEPESYRTGNRRRRAAVALVIIWGGTIALHLATWGSWFVLGLTTLMGIHAVRILCARPLPPPKALDNANPEALPFVSLMVAAKNEEAVIGRLVPALCSLDYPSSRYEVWIIDDSSTDQTPVLLQQLSQQYENLRVFHRPPNSTGGKSGALNQVLPLTKGEIIAVFDADAQVAPDLLRRVLPLFERPDLGAVQVRKQVANVSSNAWIQGQIAEMALDSYFQQQRIAIGGIGELRGNGQFVRRTALDDCGGWNEKTITDDLDLTIRLHLHKWDIDFTVMPAVREEGVTKAIALWHQRSRWAEGGYQRYLDYWQPILRNRMGTGKTIDLVMFWITQYFLPTAAIPDTLMAIIRHRPMMLIPVTSLSITLSLIGMLIGQRRIRRSQAALQGYSPAGTTTAEAIETKPQFVFFGPLFRAFYGTLYMLHWFPVMASTTARMAIRPNRLKWVKTVHYGAEESH from the coding sequence ATGCAGGAGAGTTCCTGGCCCGAAAACGATTCCTTCAACGAACTGCAGCCTATCAGCGCTCTGCTAGCTGACCTGGCCCATCTGCCTGAGTCGGATGAAGACCCCGAACCAGAGTCCTACCGCACGGGCAACCGTCGGCGCAGGGCAGCCGTGGCGCTGGTCATTATTTGGGGTGGTACGATCGCGCTCCACCTGGCAACCTGGGGTTCCTGGTTTGTGTTGGGGCTAACCACCCTGATGGGAATTCATGCCGTCAGGATTTTGTGCGCCCGTCCCCTTCCCCCTCCCAAGGCACTCGATAATGCCAACCCAGAAGCATTACCGTTTGTATCGCTGATGGTCGCAGCCAAAAATGAAGAGGCGGTGATTGGTCGGCTTGTTCCAGCGCTTTGTAGCCTGGATTATCCCAGCAGCCGCTACGAAGTCTGGATAATTGATGACAGCAGTACCGATCAGACTCCGGTGTTGCTGCAGCAACTTTCGCAACAGTATGAAAATTTACGGGTATTTCACCGTCCCCCCAATTCTACGGGTGGAAAATCGGGTGCTTTAAATCAGGTCCTGCCTTTAACTAAAGGTGAAATTATCGCCGTATTTGATGCCGATGCTCAGGTTGCTCCAGACTTGCTGCGTCGAGTTTTGCCCCTGTTTGAGCGTCCTGATTTGGGAGCCGTGCAAGTCCGGAAGCAGGTCGCTAATGTGTCCTCCAATGCCTGGATTCAGGGACAAATTGCTGAAATGGCGCTGGATTCCTATTTTCAGCAGCAGCGGATTGCGATCGGGGGAATTGGTGAACTGCGAGGTAACGGGCAATTTGTCCGCCGCACCGCGCTGGATGACTGTGGCGGCTGGAATGAAAAAACCATCACCGATGACCTGGATCTGACGATTCGCCTGCATTTACACAAGTGGGACATCGATTTTACGGTCATGCCTGCAGTCCGGGAAGAAGGGGTGACAAAAGCGATCGCCCTCTGGCATCAGCGCAGCCGTTGGGCTGAGGGGGGCTACCAGCGGTATCTGGACTACTGGCAACCGATTCTGCGTAACCGTATGGGTACTGGCAAAACGATCGATTTGGTAATGTTCTGGATTACCCAATACTTTCTGCCAACCGCCGCCATTCCCGATACCCTGATGGCTATTATTCGCCATCGCCCGATGATGCTGATTCCGGTCACCAGTTTGTCCATTACCCTTTCCCTGATTGGGATGCTGATTGGTCAGCGGCGGATCCGGCGATCGCAGGCCGCACTGCAGGGTTATTCCCCTGCCGGGACAACCACCGCTGAGGCAATCGAAACCAAACCGCAGTTTGTGTTCTTTGGCCCCCTATTTCGAGCATTCTATGGAACTCTATATATGCTTCACTGGTTTCCGGTGATGGCCAGTACCACTGCTCGAATGGCAATTCGGCCTAATCGTCTGAAGTGGGTAAAGACGGTTCACTATGGTGCCGAGGAGAGTCATTAG
- a CDS encoding DNA polymerase III subunit gamma/tau, translated as MTYEPLHHKYRPQTFAELVGQEAIAATLTNAIEQQRIAPAYLFTGARGTGKTSSARILAKSLNCLSSPQPTATPCGRCEVCQAIARGSALDVIEIDAASNTGVDNIRELIERAQFAPVQCRYKVYVVDECHMLSAAAFNALLKTLEEPPDRVVFVLATTDPQRVLPTIISRCQRFDYRRIPLDAMVRHLQKIADLEGIAIKEEAITLVAQIAQGGLRDAESLLDQLSLLPTQIDVEQVWDLVGSVPERDLLGLLEAIAQDNPEAVLDHTRRLMDRGREPLIVLQNLASFYRDLLIAKTARDRNDLVALTPPTWQHLCTLAEHLSIAAILAGQQHLRSAEVQLKHTTQPRLWLEVTLMGLLPSAIAPQQPATLTHRTSSSPSSSLPSCSSPASTSASVSQIAPPAPAASSDQEKPTPASHHFEPTVQKNSDQEVPGEDDMDVAPAAIVNLEQTWQNIISAIQPFSTQVMVKQQCQLLGFNGEQVRLGVSTQPLFKMAQGKLPNIEAAFQKVFGRKVHITLEVAAPGSRASEPAQGQPSPRSTAPGAPPTSGAPPASRPQSQPPAGSPPPQVNPPQSPVAGQQGTSPPGPKPPEATTTLADPDPLHDFSSPWEEDEVTQASKRLAEFFAGQVVDLEGRTESPTSIDKDLIDLESAPDELDADAPDSPSSWNSSSSNPEEEDDDDVPF; from the coding sequence ATGACCTACGAGCCGCTTCATCATAAATATCGTCCCCAAACCTTCGCTGAACTGGTGGGGCAGGAGGCGATCGCAGCTACGCTCACCAATGCGATTGAACAGCAACGAATTGCCCCGGCCTATTTATTTACGGGAGCGCGAGGAACGGGTAAAACCTCCAGTGCCCGGATTCTGGCGAAGTCCCTGAATTGCCTGAGCAGTCCCCAACCAACGGCAACTCCCTGTGGTCGGTGTGAGGTGTGTCAAGCGATCGCCCGTGGGTCGGCGCTGGATGTAATTGAAATTGATGCCGCCAGCAATACGGGAGTAGACAACATTCGAGAACTAATTGAACGCGCCCAGTTTGCCCCAGTGCAGTGTCGCTACAAAGTGTATGTAGTTGACGAGTGTCACATGCTCAGCGCTGCGGCGTTTAATGCACTGCTGAAGACTTTGGAGGAGCCGCCCGATCGCGTCGTTTTCGTCCTGGCGACCACCGATCCTCAACGAGTACTACCTACTATCATTTCTCGCTGTCAGCGCTTTGATTACCGTCGCATTCCTCTGGATGCAATGGTGCGCCATTTGCAGAAGATCGCTGATTTAGAAGGGATTGCCATCAAAGAGGAAGCGATTACGCTGGTGGCTCAAATTGCTCAGGGGGGATTACGAGATGCCGAAAGTTTGCTCGACCAACTCAGCCTCCTGCCTACGCAAATTGATGTGGAACAGGTCTGGGATCTAGTTGGCTCGGTGCCTGAACGGGATTTGTTGGGATTGCTGGAGGCGATCGCCCAGGACAATCCCGAAGCCGTTCTGGATCATACTCGTCGTTTGATGGATCGGGGCCGCGAACCTCTGATTGTGCTGCAAAACCTGGCCAGTTTCTACCGCGATTTGCTGATTGCCAAAACTGCCCGCGATCGCAACGACCTCGTAGCGCTCACCCCTCCTACCTGGCAACACCTGTGTACCCTGGCGGAACACCTGAGCATTGCCGCAATTCTGGCCGGACAACAACACCTTAGAAGCGCCGAAGTTCAACTGAAGCATACCACCCAACCCCGCCTCTGGCTGGAAGTCACCCTGATGGGATTGTTGCCCTCCGCGATCGCGCCCCAACAACCTGCCACCTTGACCCATCGCACCTCCTCATCTCCCTCCTCTTCCCTACCTTCCTGCTCATCTCCCGCCTCTACTTCCGCGTCAGTTTCTCAGATTGCTCCCCCTGCTCCTGCAGCATCCTCCGATCAGGAAAAACCCACACCTGCATCACACCACTTTGAACCAACAGTTCAAAAGAATTCAGATCAAGAGGTTCCGGGTGAAGACGACATGGATGTGGCACCTGCCGCGATCGTCAACCTGGAGCAAACCTGGCAAAACATTATTAGTGCGATTCAGCCTTTTTCTACTCAAGTGATGGTGAAGCAGCAATGCCAACTGCTGGGATTTAATGGCGAGCAGGTGCGGTTAGGAGTGAGTACCCAACCTTTATTTAAAATGGCTCAGGGAAAATTACCGAATATTGAAGCGGCCTTCCAAAAGGTATTTGGGCGAAAAGTGCATATCACTTTAGAAGTTGCCGCTCCGGGCAGTCGCGCAAGTGAGCCTGCTCAAGGGCAACCCAGTCCTCGATCGACCGCACCCGGAGCACCCCCTACTTCGGGCGCACCACCTGCATCACGGCCCCAGTCTCAACCTCCGGCAGGTTCACCTCCTCCCCAGGTCAACCCGCCTCAATCGCCAGTGGCAGGCCAGCAGGGCACTTCCCCTCCAGGGCCAAAACCACCTGAGGCTACTACAACTCTTGCAGACCCCGACCCCCTACATGATTTTTCTTCTCCCTGGGAAGAAGATGAAGTGACCCAAGCATCAAAACGACTGGCTGAATTTTTTGCTGGTCAGGTCGTTGATCTGGAAGGTAGGACAGAATCACCAACCAGTATTGACAAAGACTTGATCGACCTGGAGTCAGCACCAGACGAACTTGATGCTGATGCACCAGATTCTCCGTCATCCTGGAACAGTTCGTCCTCCAACCCTGAAGAAGAAGATGACGATGATGTGCCTTTCTAA
- the tsaE gene encoding tRNA (adenosine(37)-N6)-threonylcarbamoyltransferase complex ATPase subunit type 1 TsaE has product MKGEESTILNLPDAEATRSLGVQLGKTLEAGSVILLQGDLGSGKTTLVQGIGEGLGIPESIDSPTFTLINEYPGGRLPLYHLDLYRLEGPEVADLHLETYWEGQEVEPGIVAIEWSDRLLDQPASYLQICLTDAAQAGRQATLTSSPASLAMKILRSFQR; this is encoded by the coding sequence GTGAAGGGTGAAGAATCGACTATTTTGAATCTGCCAGATGCGGAAGCAACCCGATCGCTGGGGGTGCAATTGGGCAAAACGCTGGAGGCGGGGAGTGTGATCCTGTTACAGGGAGACTTAGGCAGTGGAAAAACTACCCTGGTGCAGGGAATTGGGGAGGGATTGGGTATTCCAGAGTCAATCGACAGTCCCACATTTACCCTGATTAATGAATATCCAGGTGGACGATTACCGCTGTATCACCTGGATTTATATCGCCTGGAGGGGCCGGAAGTAGCTGACTTACATCTAGAAACCTACTGGGAAGGGCAGGAGGTAGAACCGGGTATTGTGGCGATCGAGTGGAGCGATCGGCTCCTGGATCAACCAGCCTCCTATCTGCAGATCTGTCTCACTGACGCTGCCCAGGCAGGCCGACAAGCTACGCTGACTTCTTCTCCCGCTTCCCTGGCAATGAAAATTTTGCGGTCTTTCCAGAGATAG
- a CDS encoding gluconeogenesis factor YvcK family protein, whose amino-acid sequence MTNGLLKQAIHVLRQETFSRRTQMLSRWFKWLAPGLLVKRWLLLSATGVLLATVGFAIWMKLTPVFYTTQLLGEILQTITDIIPSYVSGPLVMASGLLLVWWGHSRTLGSITEVLMPEGDQDLVDVLLAHRRLNRGPRIVVIGGGTGLSTLLRGLKDYSANITAIVTVADDGGSSGRLRREIGVLPPGDIRNCLAALADEEKLMTELFQYRFRAGDGLMGHSFGNLFLTAMSEITGDLEQAIAASSKVLAVRGQVLPATLSDVSLWAELADGRRIEGESSITEARGTIVRIGCTPANPPALPKAVKAIQDADFIIIGPGSLYTSIIPNLLVPEITEAIAASKAPRIYVCNIMTQEGETQGYSVGDHIRAIDRACGKRLFEAVLIQKQTPSAKALIRYAQESSNPVPLDRDVVARLGRRVILANVMEEDEHTGLIRHNPVALSRVLFRWFTRVQGL is encoded by the coding sequence ATGACCAATGGTTTACTCAAACAGGCAATTCATGTACTGAGGCAAGAGACCTTTAGCCGTCGCACCCAGATGTTGAGTCGTTGGTTCAAGTGGTTGGCACCTGGTCTGCTGGTCAAACGGTGGTTGTTACTCAGTGCTACGGGAGTGCTGTTAGCAACAGTGGGATTTGCGATCTGGATGAAGCTCACCCCGGTCTTCTATACCACTCAACTGCTGGGAGAAATTCTGCAAACCATCACAGATATTATTCCCAGCTATGTCAGCGGCCCCCTGGTGATGGCTTCTGGTCTTTTACTGGTGTGGTGGGGGCATAGCCGTACCCTTGGATCGATTACTGAGGTATTGATGCCAGAGGGGGATCAGGATTTAGTAGATGTGCTATTGGCTCACCGTCGCCTCAATCGGGGACCACGGATTGTGGTGATTGGGGGCGGAACTGGACTATCTACCCTATTGCGAGGGTTAAAAGATTACAGTGCGAATATCACCGCGATCGTGACAGTAGCGGATGATGGCGGCTCATCGGGTCGATTGCGACGGGAGATTGGCGTGCTGCCTCCGGGGGATATCCGCAACTGTCTGGCGGCCCTGGCAGATGAAGAAAAGTTGATGACGGAATTATTCCAGTACCGCTTTCGGGCTGGGGATGGATTAATGGGCCACAGCTTTGGCAACCTGTTTTTGACGGCAATGAGCGAAATTACGGGTGACTTGGAGCAGGCGATCGCGGCCAGTTCCAAAGTGTTAGCCGTTCGGGGACAGGTTCTACCGGCGACCTTGAGTGATGTCAGCTTGTGGGCCGAGTTAGCGGATGGCCGGCGGATTGAGGGAGAGTCCAGTATCACGGAAGCGCGGGGCACGATTGTCAGAATTGGTTGTACTCCCGCTAATCCTCCGGCCTTACCCAAAGCCGTTAAAGCGATTCAGGATGCCGACTTTATCATCATTGGCCCCGGCAGTCTATACACCAGCATCATCCCGAATTTGCTCGTCCCTGAAATTACAGAAGCGATCGCAGCCTCTAAAGCACCCCGAATCTACGTCTGTAACATCATGACTCAGGAAGGGGAAACCCAGGGCTACAGCGTTGGTGATCACATCCGGGCGATCGATCGAGCCTGTGGCAAGCGCCTGTTTGAAGCTGTTCTGATTCAAAAGCAAACCCCTTCAGCCAAAGCGCTCATCCGCTATGCTCAGGAAAGTTCCAATCCGGTGCCCCTCGATCGCGATGTGGTGGCCCGCTTAGGTCGGCGGGTGATTCTGGCCAATGTGATGGAGGAAGATGAACACACCGGGTTGATTCGCCATAATCCTGTGGCCCTCTCGCGTGTATTATTCCGCTGGTTTACGCGAGTGCAGGGGCTGTGA
- a CDS encoding ABC transporter ATP-binding protein, giving the protein MTEPLIELRGVSKAFGDRVILDAVDLKIYRGEALVIIGPSGTGKSTILRIIAGLLAPDAGEIYVQGHRRQGLIEDASDPIGIGMVFQQAALFDSLTVDENVGFLLYEHSRLPQRQIQELVNQRLEMVGLGGIGDRYPDQLSGGMRKRVSFARAIMANPDDPTATPEVLLYDEPTAGLDPIASTVIEDLVRQLQRAEAGCSTYVVVTHQQSTIRRTADRVLMLHQGKIQWEGTIYEMDTTDNPLIRQFLSGDINGPIQVTG; this is encoded by the coding sequence ATGACTGAACCACTGATTGAACTGAGAGGAGTCTCTAAGGCTTTTGGCGATCGTGTCATCCTGGATGCGGTTGATTTAAAAATTTACCGGGGAGAGGCGCTTGTAATTATCGGGCCTTCGGGGACAGGCAAATCCACCATCTTGAGAATTATTGCAGGGTTGTTGGCTCCTGATGCGGGCGAAATTTATGTGCAGGGTCATCGTCGTCAGGGATTAATTGAGGATGCATCAGATCCGATCGGCATTGGCATGGTGTTTCAGCAAGCCGCTCTGTTCGACTCTCTGACGGTTGATGAAAATGTCGGGTTCCTGCTCTATGAACATTCCCGACTTCCCCAGCGGCAAATTCAAGAGTTGGTAAATCAACGACTGGAGATGGTAGGTCTGGGGGGAATTGGCGATCGCTACCCGGATCAGTTGTCTGGTGGCATGAGAAAGCGGGTGAGTTTTGCCCGTGCTATTATGGCCAATCCAGATGACCCCACCGCCACGCCAGAGGTGCTGCTGTATGATGAGCCAACGGCAGGGCTGGATCCCATTGCATCTACGGTGATTGAAGATCTGGTACGGCAACTCCAGCGTGCTGAGGCCGGGTGTAGTACCTACGTGGTGGTGACCCACCAGCAAAGTACCATTCGTCGTACGGCTGATCGGGTACTGATGCTGCATCAGGGAAAAATTCAGTGGGAAGGAACAATTTATGAGATGGATACGACTGATAATCCTCTCATTCGGCAATTTTTGAGCGGGGACATCAATGGCCCTATCCAGGTAACCGGGTAG